The Neodiprion fabricii isolate iyNeoFabr1 chromosome 4, iyNeoFabr1.1, whole genome shotgun sequence genome window below encodes:
- the LOC124180793 gene encoding uncharacterized protein LOC124180793, with product MRVFLLCLLAVGAIAKEADKNHSRRGAYLDASSSSAADVISSNAYPINNGYSSGVIGNGYGNGVYGNGVYGNGVYSNGVIGNGVINNGYGSGIISNGYSNGIIGNGYSGGFVNSGYGAYNGGSANTIVGARQVSSSSEPITGTVINRVVEVGVRVPHPVEVTRTVPVRVPHLVPVEYRRPVPVPVAQPVPVQVTRPYPVPVDRPVPVLVPQAVRVPYPVPVPVAVRQTYGVPVSVEANSAINSGVVSYAAPVANFNSGIGSYVGQNSFGFGSAGSISGISSDSYRSSVYPGVQSSYVAGNSGSDGYTYNVPSKKW from the exons ATGCGCGTTTTTCTC CTCTGCCTCTTGGCCGTCGGCGCCATCGCCAAGGAAGCCGATAAAAACCATTCCAGACGTGGCGCCTACCTCGACGCCTCCAGCAGCTCAGCCGCGGACGTCATCTCCAGCAACGCTTACCCCATCAACAACGGTTACAGCAGCGGAGTCATCGGCAACGGATACGGCAACGGAGTCTACGGCAACGGAGTCTACGGGAACGGAGTCTACAGTAACGGAGTCATCGGCAACGGAGTCATCAACAACGGCTACGGCAGTGGAATCATCAGCAACGGTTACAGCAACGGAATCATCGGCAACGGCTACAGCGGCGGATTCGTCAACAGCGGCTACGGTGCCTACAACGGTGGATCGGCCAACACCATCGTCGGAGCCCGTCAAGTGTCGAGCAGCTCTGAACCGATAACCGGAACGGTGATAAACCGAGTGGTCGAGGTCGGAGTGCGAGTTCCACACCCGGTCGAAGTCACCCGGACGGTTCCAGTCCGCGTCCCGCATTTGGTACCAGTGGAGTACAGACGTCCCGTTCCAGTCCCCGTCGCCCAGCCGGTTCCCGTTCAGGTTACCAGGCCCTACCCCGTGCCCGTCGACAGGCCTGTTCCCGTCCTGGTCCCGCAAGCGGTCCGCGTCCCGTACCCGGTCCCGGTCCCAGTCGCAGTTCGCCAGACCTACGGAGTCCCGGTTTCCGTCGAGGCAAATTCCGCGATTAACTCCGGTGTCGTCAGCTACGCCGCACCCGTCGCCAACTTCAACTCTGGAATCGGATCTTACGTGGGCCAGAACTCGTTCGGATTCGGTTCCGCGGGCTCGATTTCCGGAATATCCAGCGACAGCTACAGGAGCTCGGTATACCCCGGAGTACAGAGTTCGTACGTTGCTGGTAATTCCGGCAGCGATGGATACACGTACAACGTACCGAGCAAGAAGTGGTAG